The genome window GGTTTATTCCTGGTAATCATATcgcatgaatatatttttttattaaattgaaaatagttTAGCTAGCATGAGGACACCGCGTGGCACCTAGTATAATTGAGAGGGAATCACCATCCATCAGTAGAAGAACAAAAGAAATGTACTTCCAAgaacaggaaagaaaaaacccaagCATAAAACAACAGCTCAGTTGAGGTCAATTCCACCATACCCAAACCTCTAGACAGAGAGTTCAATcggacaaaagaaaaaaacagtagcAATCAAGaacatcaaagaaaaagcaACTCGTATGTGTAAAACGACAGTTGGAGTTTAGTTGGCTTGTGTAAACCAAAAGCTCCCCACAAGTAGAACTCCTCGAGAAGtaccccccctctctctctctatacatCTCCATCTGCCTTTTCTCCATTATTTTGGACAGACAATAATACATAGTGAGACTCTCCACTCTCCAGTCTCAAGTCAGCCAGTGTACTACAGTTTTCTGTGCTGGCATGGGCCATTGTcaaatgccttcttttcactgctttttattctcttttttacctccctctctctctctcacctaaaaaagaaaagaaaaactaaaaaatagtaCTATCTTCCATATCTTTCTTTCTACTAGGAGTTCTATCTTCCATATCTTTCTTTCCCTGtacttttctctccttttctacAACCACAAAAACACAACTCAATGACCCACTAAACATTCACACACCATGAATGAACTCTAGGCATTTACTAATGGAAATGGATTCAGGCTCCCTAACCGAGTCAGCTACTTCCAATGCAACTTCTCCGCCAGCTGAGTCTGTTAATGGATTGAAATTTGGTAAGAAGATTTACTTTGAGGATCACGTGGGGGTCGGTGCTCCGGCTAAGAGCGGAACTGGGTCATCCTCATCCGGTTCCGGGTCAGGGTCATCTAGGAAGGCTCAGGGTGGACAGCACCAGCAGCCACCAAGGTGTCAAGTTGAAGGGTGCAAAGTAGATCTGAGTGATGCTAAGACTTACTATTCAAGGCACAAAGTTTGTAGTATGCACTCCAAGTCTCCTAGAGTTATTGTTGCTGGTTTGGTGCAAAGATTTTGCCAGCAATGTAGCAGGTCAGTTTGTCTATGTTTCTTTCTCTCGATGCCCttactttactttttttttttattctttctgtcTGTTGGGGgttaattttgtttctgttgGGGGTgctgtttttatatttcttccAAGTTATAGCCATGGAACTTTGTTATACCCTATTATTTATGTATGGTGAATTTTCTGTTCTGTTTTATTGAGTgtatctttctctctttttttcaaggaaaattatTTGTTGGGGAAACCAAGATTATTTACATACAAATAGTATATCTTCATCTTGTGGTAGATAATGTCCTCAGTTTCTTAAGCTATTCAGGTTTTGTATTATGTTGATTGAAGTTTCCTGTACTAGCTTTTCATGAATAAGTGGTAGCTTTCGATGTTTTAtcgttggcttttttttttttttggtgttagtCAGTTTCTTGTCATCGCAGCTAGCTATTTGTAAGTTTGTAGCTGTTGATTTTGATGGGCTTTTGGACTTTTTGAATGTAAAGAAAAGTTTTAATCTTTGGTAATCTTTTGGATGTACTAGGCGACCAAATTggttattttactttaaattttttgaatattggtAGTTTTGTTGGATCATCCTCGTGAGGTTTTTTGTCTTTGGATGCCTGTCATGGATTAATAATTATTCTGGAAAAAAGTAAGTACTACTGTGGGTAATGCGGCGTTTTCATAGTTACTTTTCTGGGAGTTCAGTAAGTATTCCCTTTCTGAACATTGTATCCATAAATGGTAAATGGTCCTTCCATAGGAGACAGGAAAGCTCATAAATAGATGAAGAGGTCTAATTGACCGTCTTGTTTAAttcttggattttctttttatggttaAAGGAATTTGTTGTGGCAACAGAAACTACATTTTTGGTTGGGGACTTTTAGACATGAAGCTATTGAGCTTCTTCTTATTGGCAGCCAAAGTAAGAAAAACTGAAGAAACCAGCGGATACATGATGTTTGTGCTTCTGCCTTCGTTTAACATGCAAACAAACGTTTCCCACTTGCTCCTCAAGTTATTTTGGTCTCGATGACATGATTTAAGAAGAGGATGCATATCGACTCTGAACTAATTATTCCACCAACTTATCTGTAGTCCTTGAGACTTCATGAATATGAAAGCGAAGGGTCAAGATAGTGTGAAATTGATGGCATTTGCTGTTCTTACACAGCCTGTTCTTGTCTTAAGCGCTGACAGAACAAGTTGGTGagatttgtcaattttctaCAAACAGGAAGACTTGGAGGGTCTCCTTGGGTGGAATTGTTAAGAGGTTAAATTGTTGCAAATAGTGAAATTTGTCACAGAAATTGGTTTCTAACTCACAATAGTCATCTAGATGAAGTTCATGATGCACATAAATAAGCTTCTCTTATCTACAATATCATCCTGATTGTGAGACTTTCCTCGGTCTGGAGGCAAAATATCCTCACCTTATTGTCCTCCTTTTGCTGTGAGTTCTAACTAGGACCTGTATTTCTGTTTGTTTGCCAAGCTGAGCTGAAGAAATTTGAGTTCTGGGAGCTGGTATATctgttatttattgttttggatGTGCTTGAAACTCATGTTTAAAAGTATTCTGAAATAAAGTATTTGGTCTTGCTCTTGCTAGTGTCATTGGGACCATTACATATGCATTGAATTGTAACAATTATGAGGCTATACCCAGTCATGTCTATGTCCAGTCCTGGAGATTCCAGTTTTAATATCAAATCCTGTTTGTTTCTATTGTTATATGTAGCTTGATATTGTTGGATTCCTTTCTTGATAAGAGTCTATATCTCATATGTTGGATTCCTTTCTTGATAAGAACAACAGGATGTGTGCGATAATTGGAATTTCAATTTGAAAGATGCTCGTTCTACTGTGTGTGGTCTGCACTTGCAAATCTTTGCCAAGTTTATAAGATACCTCTAAACTAAGGCGCAACACTTCAACTTGGTAGGATAGAAGCCTGCACAGTTGTGTAAAGAATTCGACTGTCAGGAAAGGAGTCTTAAATGTTCCCATCCTAGTTTCAAGTTGTTGCAAAAATCATATGCTGTTGTGCTGAATCCTTGTATTACTTgtttgtttgtcagttttttcCCTGTGCAGAGATAGGTGGTCCTGGTGTTTTCCTATCATTTTCAGTACTAATAGCTTTGTTAGTCTTACCCAGATTTCATCTACTTCCTGAATTTGACCAAGGAAAACGAAGTTGCCGCAGGCGCCTAGCTGGCCATAATGAGCGACGGAGGAAGCCACCATCTGGATCGGTGTTGTCCGCTCGCCATGGCCGATTCTCTCCCTCTTTGTTTGGTGAGACATTACCTGAAGATGTCATTTGCAACGCCCCTTTAGTTTACTTTCTTCCCACCGTCGTAGTTAAACTTTCCATCTTGAGTCTATAACTCAATATTTGATTCTTGCAATGGCAGATAATAGCAGCAGAGCTGGAGGCCTTCTTGTGGACTTTAGTGCATATCCAAGGCATACTGGGAGAGATGGATGGCCTGCAGCAAGGTCTTCTGAGCTTACCCCCGGGAATGATACTGCTGCCACAGGAAGGTCTATATCTCATATGTGGCAGATAAGCTCCCAGAATCCTCCATCCAACCTTTGCTTGCAAGGCTCAACTGGCGGGACTGGCCTTTTCAGTTCAGGAATTCCTCCGGGAGAATGCTTCACAGGAGTTGCTGTTTCAGACTCGAGCTGTGCTCTCTCTCTTCTGTCAAATCAACCATGGGGCTCCACAAACCGAGCATCAAGTCTTGCGGTGAATGACTTGTTTAGTGCCGAAGAGGCACCCGTGGTTCAATCAACAGCTCACCATGGTGCGGCTGTCAATCAGTATCCAATCCCTTGGAGCTTCAAGAGCAATGAAGGAAGTAACAGTTCACATGAGATGTGCCCTGATCTAGGTCTGGGTCAAATTTCAATGCCTCTCAACAGTCAACTTGCTGGTCAGCTCGAGCAGTCTCAACAGAATAGGAGGCAATACATGGACCTCGAGCATTCCAGGGCTTATGACTCTTCAACCCAGCACATCCACTGGTCACTTTAAGTGGCCCTGCCTTATTGGTTGTTAAAGGCTACTCGGATTAATAACTAGGAAGGTGAACTTCTGCCTGATCTTTTGTTTCGGTTAAACCCAGG of Populus trichocarpa isolate Nisqually-1 chromosome 16, P.trichocarpa_v4.1, whole genome shotgun sequence contains these proteins:
- the LOC7468942 gene encoding squamosa promoter-binding-like protein 9, whose product is MNSRHLLMEMDSGSLTESATSNATSPPAESVNGLKFGKKIYFEDHVGVGAPAKSGTGSSSSGSGSGSSRKAQGGQHQQPPRCQVEGCKVDLSDAKTYYSRHKVCSMHSKSPRVIVAGLVQRFCQQCSRFHLLPEFDQGKRSCRRRLAGHNERRRKPPSGSVLSARHGRFSPSLFDNSSRAGGLLVDFSAYPRHTGRDGWPAARSSELTPGNDTAATGRSISHMWQISSQNPPSNLCLQGSTGGTGLFSSGIPPGECFTGVAVSDSSCALSLLSNQPWGSTNRASSLAVNDLFSAEEAPVVQSTAHHGAAVNQYPIPWSFKSNEGSNSSHEMCPDLGLGQISMPLNSQLAGQLEQSQQNRRQYMDLEHSRAYDSSTQHIHWSL